A section of the Syntrophorhabdaceae bacterium genome encodes:
- a CDS encoding ABC transporter ATP-binding protein: protein MEQNRNILTISGVTKTFDGVRALDDVSFAVRAGEIKALIGPNGAGKTTLLNAVSGLNPPTKGSILFEDRNVVGSRTDQIASLGMSRTFQLIRLFTINNATVLDNVLLGAHMHLKPTLLGTIFLRKRIKKQEKEATQKAMDLLKLVGLEKEASAMPAALSFGNQRLLELARALMTGPKLLLLDEPASGLNDTEVEEFIKLLMMIKQQGITVLIVEHNMKLVMNIADDIIVLDFGKKLAEGSPSAICANPQVIEAYLGAQDKECGVTQ from the coding sequence ATGGAACAGAACCGGAACATATTGACTATCAGCGGAGTGACAAAGACCTTCGACGGCGTCAGGGCCCTCGATGACGTGAGCTTCGCCGTTAGAGCGGGCGAGATCAAGGCGCTCATCGGCCCCAACGGCGCCGGTAAGACCACTTTGCTCAATGCCGTCAGCGGGCTCAACCCCCCCACGAAGGGCTCCATACTCTTCGAGGACCGCAATGTCGTCGGATCAAGGACCGACCAGATCGCGTCCCTCGGCATGTCTCGCACATTCCAGCTCATCCGGCTTTTCACCATCAATAACGCCACCGTTCTCGACAACGTCCTCCTCGGGGCGCACATGCACCTTAAGCCAACACTCCTCGGGACCATCTTTCTGCGAAAGCGGATAAAGAAACAGGAGAAGGAAGCAACACAGAAAGCCATGGATCTCTTGAAGCTGGTCGGTCTTGAAAAGGAGGCTTCAGCCATGCCTGCCGCCCTGTCCTTTGGCAACCAGCGCCTTCTGGAACTTGCCCGGGCGCTCATGACCGGTCCAAAACTGCTTCTTCTCGACGAACCCGCATCGGGACTCAACGACACCGAGGTGGAAGAGTTCATAAAACTTCTCATGATGATCAAGCAACAGGGCATCACCGTCCTCATCGTGGAGCACAACATGAAACTGGTCATGAATATCGCCGACGACATCATCGTCCTCGATTTCGGAAAGAAACTGGCGGAGGGTTCGCCTTCGGCCATCTGTGCAAATCCTCAGGTCATCGAGGCATATCTGGGCGCCCAGGACAAAGAATGCGGGGTGACCCAATGA
- a CDS encoding YwbE family protein, protein MNGTKRSDIRPGMRVSIVLKKDQRTGVRTTGVVKDILTKSPDHTHGIKVRLESGEVGRVKDILGTCARNT, encoded by the coding sequence ATGAACGGAACAAAACGATCAGACATAAGACCGGGAATGAGAGTATCCATCGTCCTTAAAAAGGACCAGCGCACGGGGGTGCGTACGACGGGGGTTGTAAAGGATATTTTGACGAAGTCCCCCGACCACACTCACGGGATCAAGGTGCGTCTCGAAAGCGGGGAAGTGGGACGGGTAAAAGATATTTTAGGAACCTGTGCTCGTAACACCTGA
- a CDS encoding potassium channel protein — protein MLLQAIPKRLRNIILMIIAVILIGTAGFKIIGGSEKSFLDALYMTAITITTIGYGDVIGLDNKPLGKLFTIVYVFIGAGTVAYLFTTLAAYIIEGELRKVFRRRRMDKRISKMKDHYIVCGIGMVGLYVVQELFLTKRPFVAIDSDGGKLDVFKVNNINADLVIGDATENEVLNRAMIEQAQGLFATTNSDNDNIVISITARQLNPSLRIVARCNDAKNIDKIKRAGADSVVALNFIGGLRMASEMIRPHVTSFLDMMLRDKYSPMRVEEIKFSPESPYVGRPVSEIDFKAIGNIMLISARKTTGEWIYNPSPDTIVEQGMSIIVIATPEEKELLAEHISGVTSTGS, from the coding sequence ATGCTTTTACAAGCTATACCGAAGAGGCTCCGCAATATCATACTTATGATCATTGCCGTCATCTTGATCGGTACGGCGGGGTTCAAGATCATCGGCGGTTCCGAAAAGAGCTTTCTCGATGCCCTGTACATGACGGCCATCACCATCACCACCATCGGGTACGGCGATGTCATCGGCCTTGACAACAAGCCGCTGGGAAAGCTCTTCACAATCGTTTACGTTTTCATCGGGGCCGGTACGGTCGCCTACCTCTTCACAACTCTCGCAGCCTATATAATCGAAGGGGAGTTGAGAAAGGTTTTCAGGAGAAGGAGAATGGATAAGCGTATCTCAAAGATGAAAGACCACTATATCGTTTGTGGAATTGGAATGGTGGGCCTGTACGTTGTGCAGGAACTCTTTTTGACCAAAAGGCCCTTTGTTGCCATTGACAGCGATGGGGGCAAGCTCGATGTTTTCAAGGTCAACAATATAAATGCGGATCTGGTTATCGGTGACGCCACGGAGAACGAGGTGCTCAATCGCGCCATGATAGAGCAAGCGCAGGGCCTCTTCGCAACGACGAACTCCGACAACGACAATATCGTTATTTCCATCACAGCCCGGCAGCTCAACCCTTCCTTAAGGATCGTCGCCCGGTGCAACGATGCCAAGAACATTGATAAGATAAAAAGGGCCGGCGCCGACTCGGTTGTGGCGCTCAATTTCATCGGAGGCCTCAGGATGGCCTCTGAGATGATACGCCCGCATGTAACGTCCTTCCTTGATATGATGCTTCGCGACAAGTATTCGCCGATGCGCGTCGAGGAGATAAAGTTTTCTCCCGAATCACCCTATGTGGGCAGACCCGTAAGTGAGATAGACTTCAAGGCAATCGGCAACATCATGCTCATCTCTGCCCGGAAAACAACGGGGGAGTGGATCTACAACCCCAGTCCGGACACAATCGTGGAACAGGGCATGAGCATAATCGTGATCGCCACACCGGAAGAGAAGGAGCTCCTTGCCGAGCACATATCAGGTGTTACGAGCACAGGTTCCTAA
- a CDS encoding ABC transporter substrate-binding protein, whose translation MKKLLLSCLVLMVFVSFVVAGPASAKEPIKIGGIFSLTGYLSWLGEYKKKAAELKVEMINEAGGVNGQQLVLISYDDNSSPEQASKVAQRLISKDRVVAMAGTASVPLSGAVASMANRYKIPTIINSGYAVDTSKDPYLFNTSHKTDFAVITAYKVFKRKGIKKLALLMPIGPLGEIGGTAARKYAADYGITIVGEERFDVKAADVTAQLAKIRNMNPQAIFAFVTGEPAALIGRNMDQLSFKIPLLVSHGNANPGFLKLVSNVRTEMLVPSGKVMKPEALPDSDPTKKVIVEFNKRHIAKYKEPANYFSAELADAIDLIAEGLRASGKADPVKLRDAIESIKNFTAMQGIYTFTPKDHHGTRPDDMILLTVKAGKWEVPR comes from the coding sequence ATGAAAAAGTTATTGTTGTCGTGTCTCGTTCTTATGGTCTTTGTTTCCTTCGTCGTTGCCGGTCCCGCATCGGCCAAGGAGCCTATCAAGATAGGCGGCATCTTTTCCCTGACGGGCTACCTGTCATGGCTCGGGGAATACAAGAAAAAGGCTGCGGAACTCAAGGTTGAAATGATCAACGAGGCCGGCGGCGTGAACGGCCAGCAACTGGTGCTCATATCCTACGATGACAATTCTTCTCCCGAGCAGGCATCGAAGGTGGCCCAGAGGCTCATATCCAAGGATCGGGTCGTCGCCATGGCGGGGACCGCTTCCGTTCCGCTCTCCGGTGCGGTGGCATCCATGGCTAACCGCTACAAGATACCCACAATCATCAATTCCGGCTATGCAGTGGACACCAGCAAGGATCCCTATCTCTTCAACACATCCCACAAGACCGACTTCGCCGTCATCACGGCGTACAAGGTGTTCAAGAGGAAAGGTATCAAAAAGCTGGCGCTCCTCATGCCCATAGGCCCTCTCGGCGAGATCGGCGGGACGGCGGCGCGGAAATATGCCGCAGACTACGGTATCACGATCGTGGGTGAAGAAAGGTTCGATGTCAAGGCTGCGGACGTCACGGCGCAGCTTGCCAAGATACGCAATATGAACCCGCAGGCCATATTTGCCTTCGTCACCGGCGAGCCGGCGGCACTCATAGGCAGGAACATGGATCAGCTCAGTTTCAAGATCCCTCTGCTCGTCTCCCACGGCAACGCGAACCCGGGGTTCCTGAAGCTTGTCTCCAACGTGCGTACCGAAATGCTTGTCCCCTCCGGGAAGGTCATGAAACCCGAGGCACTGCCCGACAGCGACCCTACGAAGAAGGTCATCGTGGAGTTCAACAAGAGACACATCGCAAAGTATAAGGAACCGGCAAATTACTTTTCCGCCGAGCTTGCCGACGCCATCGATCTCATCGCCGAGGGGCTGCGCGCCAGCGGTAAAGCCGATCCTGTAAAGCTGCGCGACGCCATCGAAAGCATCAAGAACTTTACCGCAATGCAGGGCATTTACACATTCACGCCCAAAGACCATCACGGCACCAGGCCGGACGATATGATCCTTCTAACCGTCAAGGCCGGAAAATGGGAAGTTCCCAGGTAA
- a CDS encoding ABC transporter ATP-binding protein, protein MILKADNLSAGYARIQVLKEISLEVKKGEIVCLVGANGAGKSTLLKVVSGVIPPISGSFSFDGQDVTGRKPNQLVRIGLCHVPEGRQIFGSLTVKQNLFLGAYVNPAKKDRLDDLLESVFALFPKLKERLAQKAGTMSGGEQQMLAIGRGLMSQPKLLLLDEPSLGLAPLVVEAILGTIGELRSRGISILLVEQNVNAALHISDRAYVLETGRIVLTGEATNLLKNEEVKKCYLGM, encoded by the coding sequence ATGATCCTCAAAGCCGACAACCTTTCAGCCGGATATGCTCGCATACAGGTCCTCAAGGAGATCAGCCTGGAAGTGAAAAAGGGCGAGATCGTCTGCCTTGTGGGGGCTAACGGTGCCGGAAAATCAACCCTTCTCAAGGTCGTATCCGGTGTGATACCCCCGATCTCCGGCAGCTTTTCCTTTGATGGGCAGGACGTAACGGGCCGCAAACCGAATCAGCTCGTAAGAATAGGACTCTGCCATGTCCCGGAAGGACGCCAGATCTTCGGCTCCCTCACGGTGAAACAGAACCTTTTCCTCGGGGCCTACGTCAACCCGGCGAAGAAAGACCGACTCGACGACCTGCTTGAATCCGTCTTTGCGCTGTTCCCAAAACTCAAGGAGCGCCTGGCCCAGAAGGCGGGAACCATGAGCGGCGGGGAGCAGCAGATGCTTGCCATAGGGAGGGGGCTCATGTCCCAGCCCAAACTGCTTCTTCTTGACGAACCTTCCCTGGGCCTGGCCCCGCTGGTTGTGGAGGCCATACTGGGGACCATCGGGGAGCTTCGCAGCCGCGGTATTTCCATCCTCCTCGTTGAACAGAACGTCAACGCGGCCCTTCACATATCGGACCGCGCATACGTGCTGGAAACGGGGAGGATCGTACTCACGGGAGAGGCCACAAACCTGCTGAAGAATGAAGAAGTGAAGAAATGCTATCTGGGTATGTAA
- a CDS encoding sigma 54-interacting transcriptional regulator, producing MITKKPGTRFANQKQGAVAGAVADIGAAGKMKKTDKLEQRIRELEERNNDLLAMIENSYDAMAIADGESRLLLLNPAFERIMGIKNADVIGRKIEELVKEGISDTGATIKVLETGKTQTVLINTIAGRQVLSTGMPVFDKDGSISKVYCNLRDITELNHLKEKHEQSQKLVSKYLLELHEARRMQKTPSAFVAHSKQMKQVIETAYRIARIDTTVLILGESGVGKDLVARLIHEASPRMDAGTFVKINCGAIPAELLESELFGYEAGAFTGARKDGKAGYFEIADKGTLFLDEIGDLPLRLQVKLLSVIQDQEVTRVGGTKPKKVDARIIAATNRDVEKMLKTGNFREDLYYRLNVVPVYIPSLRDRREEIPFLIKHYLNEFNNRYNLKVRLTQEVVERLSAYRWPGNVRELANLVEQLVVLANEDLVTLEHLPKRFVGSEQGDLDEMHELRSLDVALKELEIKLIKTALNKSQSNEEAAHKLGISLSTLARRLRQFKSDSHS from the coding sequence ATGATCACGAAGAAGCCCGGTACAAGATTTGCAAACCAAAAACAGGGTGCCGTTGCGGGTGCAGTCGCAGACATCGGTGCCGCCGGAAAGATGAAAAAGACAGATAAGCTTGAACAGAGGATCCGCGAACTTGAGGAGCGTAATAACGACCTCCTCGCGATGATCGAGAATTCCTACGACGCCATGGCGATTGCCGACGGCGAGAGCCGGCTCCTCCTTCTCAATCCCGCATTCGAGAGAATCATGGGCATCAAGAACGCCGACGTCATCGGCCGCAAGATAGAAGAACTTGTCAAAGAGGGTATCTCCGACACCGGGGCGACAATCAAGGTTCTGGAGACGGGCAAAACCCAGACGGTGCTCATCAACACCATCGCCGGAAGACAGGTCCTCAGCACGGGCATGCCCGTCTTCGACAAGGATGGCAGTATCTCGAAGGTCTACTGCAATCTGCGGGACATCACCGAGTTGAACCACCTCAAAGAGAAACATGAGCAGTCACAGAAGCTCGTGTCGAAATATCTTCTTGAGCTTCATGAGGCAAGACGGATGCAGAAGACCCCTTCAGCCTTTGTGGCCCACAGCAAACAGATGAAGCAGGTCATTGAGACCGCTTACCGAATAGCCCGGATCGACACGACGGTGTTGATCCTGGGGGAGTCCGGCGTGGGCAAGGACCTGGTGGCTCGCCTCATCCACGAGGCATCACCAAGGATGGACGCGGGCACCTTTGTAAAGATCAACTGCGGCGCCATACCCGCCGAACTGCTGGAATCGGAGCTCTTTGGCTATGAGGCCGGCGCCTTCACGGGCGCCAGGAAAGACGGCAAGGCGGGATACTTCGAGATCGCCGACAAAGGCACCCTTTTCCTCGACGAGATCGGGGATCTTCCTCTTCGGCTGCAGGTAAAGCTCCTTTCCGTCATCCAGGACCAGGAGGTGACGCGTGTGGGGGGTACAAAACCCAAGAAGGTGGATGCGAGGATCATCGCGGCGACCAACAGGGACGTGGAAAAAATGCTGAAGACCGGTAATTTCAGGGAAGACCTCTATTACCGACTCAACGTCGTCCCCGTTTATATACCCTCCCTCAGGGACCGCCGGGAAGAGATACCCTTCCTGATCAAGCATTATCTCAATGAGTTCAACAATAGATACAACCTCAAGGTGCGGCTGACCCAGGAGGTTGTTGAACGATTGAGCGCCTACAGGTGGCCCGGCAATGTCCGCGAACTGGCGAACCTGGTGGAACAACTTGTTGTGCTCGCCAATGAAGACCTGGTGACGCTCGAGCACCTTCCGAAGAGATTTGTCGGGTCGGAACAGGGTGACCTTGATGAGATGCACGAACTGAGGTCTCTTGACGTGGCGCTGAAAGAGCTTGAGATAAAGCTGATCAAGACGGCCCTCAACAAGTCACAATCCAACGAAGAGGCAGCCCATAAGCTAGGTATCAGCCTCTCGACCCTTGCGAGACGCCTCAGGCAATTCAAAAGTGACAGTCATTCCTGA
- a CDS encoding branched-chain amino acid ABC transporter permease, which produces MSDISYLIQFLFSGITVGSVYALIAVSLVIVYKVSQLICFAQGEFFVFGALTMTTLVSKGVPVPLAFFLSIIIAMVLGALIQQVLIRPMKNASVGALIVMTIAISLALRGLALLIWGRESHILPPFSRGEPIQILGAALQIQILWIVGITAVVLFLIWFFFEKTPAGIAMRACAENPYGASLMGINTQKTTLFAWAWGSGIGALAGMAVAPLLFVQYTSGIMPMVKGFIAMSIGGLGSIVGSVIAGLLLGLVESYTIGLISSKFSDTIVFGLLIAVLVLRPNGLFSRS; this is translated from the coding sequence GTGAGCGATATATCCTATCTCATCCAGTTCCTGTTCAGCGGCATAACGGTCGGCAGTGTCTACGCGCTGATAGCGGTGAGCCTCGTCATCGTTTACAAGGTGTCCCAGCTCATCTGCTTTGCCCAGGGCGAGTTCTTCGTCTTCGGGGCGCTTACGATGACGACCTTGGTTTCAAAAGGGGTCCCGGTCCCCCTGGCGTTTTTCCTCTCCATCATAATAGCAATGGTCCTGGGGGCACTTATCCAGCAGGTCCTCATCCGGCCGATGAAAAATGCCTCCGTGGGCGCCCTCATCGTCATGACCATCGCAATATCCCTTGCCCTTCGGGGCCTGGCATTGCTTATCTGGGGGAGGGAATCACATATCCTCCCCCCATTTTCCCGGGGAGAACCGATCCAGATACTCGGTGCCGCCCTCCAGATACAGATACTCTGGATCGTCGGAATAACGGCGGTCGTCCTCTTCCTCATATGGTTCTTCTTTGAGAAGACCCCGGCGGGCATAGCCATGCGCGCCTGCGCCGAGAACCCCTACGGCGCGAGCCTCATGGGCATCAACACCCAGAAGACCACCCTCTTCGCCTGGGCATGGGGTTCCGGTATCGGGGCCCTGGCCGGAATGGCCGTCGCCCCCTTGCTGTTTGTACAGTATACGAGCGGGATCATGCCCATGGTAAAGGGCTTCATCGCCATGTCCATAGGCGGCCTGGGGAGCATCGTAGGGTCCGTCATAGCGGGGCTGCTCCTCGGCCTTGTGGAGTCATACACCATAGGCCTGATATCGTCAAAATTTTCCGACACCATTGTTTTTGGCCTGCTGATCGCGGTGCTGGTGTTAAGGCCCAACGGCCTCTTCAGCAGGTCCTAG
- a CDS encoding branched-chain amino acid ABC transporter permease, whose amino-acid sequence MNALKRHWWLILLAVIVVYPLIGESSPYKSGLLIFAGIYIILAVGLDLLMGYTGQISVGHAAFFAVGAYTSGILTAKYGFSPAAAMGVGIVFSATLAFLTGRPVLALKEYYLAMATLAFNEIVITLIIGFEGLTGGASGLRDIPPFTIFGFSLLDHLHYYYFVWAVVVLVIASSIAVVRSPFGRALVAIHSDEEAARSFGVDCAKYKTRAYMLAAVYASIAGSLFAHYMGFIAPDDFGILTSINLLVMLFLGGVGTIFGPALGALFLKLLPEITYALQDYELLINGIILIVVLVFFPKGLFGIFTALRNKIIPRMGR is encoded by the coding sequence ATGAACGCGTTGAAACGTCACTGGTGGTTGATACTCCTCGCTGTCATAGTTGTCTATCCCCTCATCGGAGAGTCATCGCCCTATAAGAGCGGGCTTCTCATTTTCGCGGGGATCTACATCATTCTCGCCGTCGGCCTTGACCTCCTCATGGGATATACGGGGCAGATATCGGTGGGCCACGCGGCCTTCTTCGCCGTCGGCGCTTACACGTCGGGGATCCTCACGGCGAAATACGGTTTCTCGCCCGCTGCCGCCATGGGAGTAGGCATAGTCTTCAGCGCAACGCTCGCGTTCCTGACGGGGCGCCCCGTGCTCGCGCTGAAAGAATATTATCTGGCGATGGCAACCCTTGCCTTTAACGAGATCGTCATCACCCTTATCATCGGATTCGAAGGGTTGACGGGCGGAGCCTCGGGCCTTCGCGATATACCACCTTTCACCATCTTCGGTTTTTCGCTCCTTGATCATCTTCACTATTACTATTTCGTCTGGGCCGTCGTGGTCCTCGTCATCGCGAGCAGCATAGCCGTGGTCCGGTCTCCCTTCGGGCGCGCCCTTGTCGCCATCCATTCCGATGAGGAGGCCGCGCGCTCCTTTGGCGTAGACTGCGCAAAGTACAAAACACGCGCCTACATGCTGGCCGCGGTTTACGCGTCGATAGCGGGATCTCTTTTCGCGCACTACATGGGGTTCATAGCCCCCGACGACTTCGGCATACTCACCTCCATAAACCTGCTCGTCATGCTTTTTCTTGGCGGCGTCGGAACGATATTCGGCCCCGCGCTGGGTGCCCTCTTCCTAAAATTGCTGCCCGAAATCACCTATGCTTTGCAGGATTATGAACTCCTCATTAACGGGATCATCCTCATCGTAGTACTCGTCTTCTTTCCCAAGGGCCTCTTTGGAATATTCACGGCCCTCCGGAACAAGATCATTCCACGGATGGGTAGATAA